Within Spinacia oleracea cultivar Varoflay chromosome 4, BTI_SOV_V1, whole genome shotgun sequence, the genomic segment agtaggggtaggtgggttaataggggtggagtgagaatttttaattattttttgtatggagtagggggtaggtgggttaataggggtggagtgagaaataatataatattgttagaatatttccatttttagaaacaggtcaaatattaaggaacgacccgataaggaaaataagtcaagtattccgggacggagggagtataattttgAGACGCCCGATTTAAAAAACAGGagtataattttgggacggaggaagtacctTTTTATTACTCCACGTACCCTCAGTCATCTCatttatatacgaagtatatatattgaaggtaaattgatttttttattattgtctCATGCAGTTGAAAGGCGGTTACAAGGTGCATCAAGTATATCAGCAACCACAAACATCAATCAGGGTCCAAAGCGAGCATTATATAACACCGATTCATCTTCAGTTAAGCCAAACACAACCACAACCACTCAACATTGATGCATCACCAACAACTACAACTATGAATCTAGGGTAATTTTTCGACTGCATGTAATCCTAGCTAGCGCGTTTTCAATGTTCCAAGACATCATCATTTTTACTATTGTTAATTTCATCAATATATGATCTATCTGCAGGTTAATACTGCATTAGCAAATTAAAAGAGATTAACCATCCATCAATTCTATACTCGAGATCGCTCGTTAGTCGTTACCATTAAGGTATTGACCTAGTGGCTAAAACCGAGGGTCGGTTTTGTGTACATTCGCCGTTCGGTTGTAGATACAAATCTCCCCTCCCAAGTTAGTAATTTTGTGGGTAATTCGCATCCAAAAAATTATGTGTGCTGGTTTGTATTAATTCCATTTAGCAGGAAGGCCAGTACGAAGCCACCAATTAAGCTAATCCCTTTCAGAAAGACattgttttttttggtgttagtacCCGATTCATTCTTAGGGTTAATTCGGATTCGGAgcgagttttgggtggataCGTTTCAGTCCCCTCACAGTTATTGTtacgggggatcgaacacggattctccctaccaagttcagccccaatcaccactaaaGCAACAGACAATTAGTTGCAAAAGGCATTGTGTGGTAGCATAtcaatgtactccctccgtaacCAATTggttgttggttcagtggtgattgaggctgaactaggtagggagaactcgtgttcgatccaccgcaacaacaattaggaggggactgaaacctatccacccagaactcgccctgaatccagattagccctaagggtgaaccgagtgctaacactaaaaaaaaaatgtactccctccgtatttatttaagggatacacttgtcttttccggctgTATTTATTTGaaagatacacttgccatttttagtaacttaccAACCAtatcatctaattaaataatattcaaTCCGTCTcacattagttgttacactttcatttttcgtccgtctcagattagttgttacacttttaaattaggaatgaccccacaattattatattgtctctctcttcccactaatttttttttgtcccaaCACCCTCcgtcattcaattaaaaaatactatactaactcctatcacattactttttgggacggagggagtacatctaATTTATTCTATGATCCACCATcctaataaacaaataatttcataaacccactcCACCTTCCACCCCCAAAATAATATGGaccccacttgtttacttattaaaatatttatccaaccccacttactttattattttatttcattcaattctttttcttaacacacgtgtccgaccaagtgtatcgtAACCTATTTTGTAAGTCTGTCAGTTTATCAATTGTGGATGTTAGAGATATAGGAgtatcaatttataattaacGAACTGCCTAaaattcttttcaagcattacaTTATCCAGAGATTTATGAATTTTTAGTTCCTTCAATGGCAcatgcttatgaattttaagatCCTTCCATTGTACAAACTTAAATTCCATAAGCCAATAACATGttcgaagctaaaaactcataagtctgtaccatggtacaagcttaaaattcataagcatgtaccatggtacaagctaaaaatgcataagtttctaaaaaaaaattcggacaaaaaaaaaagaactccTTTGAAGACTCGGCCATTTTGTCGCCGACGACGTGATGGTGGTGGCCAGAGGTGGTGGGAGAGAATTGGAAAGTAAGATTAAGTAAGGGTACTAATGGAAAACAGGGAAAATAGTGGGacggttttgagtaatatagGGCGGCTTTTAGCTctactttcatcttattttaataaattcaacacaCTCTCTTAAAACTATGTGCCAGTCAAatgtatactccctctgtatttatttaagggatacacttgctttttccggcagtatttatttaagagatacacttgccatttttagtaacttatcaatcccaccatctaattaaataatctatctacaccccactCCCACCCCCtaccccctaaaatgacatggtctccacttgttttacttattaaaatatctattcaactccacttgttttatttctttatttcattcaattctttttcttaatacccgtgtccgaccaagtgtatctcttaaataaagaGGGAGTATCTTTTTAAAATGTGGGAGGAGTATATTTATTCTCATTTTAACATTTATTACTGGGTACCAAATGGCCCAAGTGTAGGAGTTTTATAGCAAGTACATAGTACGTGTTACTGTTTCTTTTGCTGCAATTGAGAGTTTAAGACCGGAAAAAACAACTAAACAAAATTAACGAGTAACAAAACGTTCATAAGAGCAGTTTTTTTTTACATACGGCATAAAGCTAAGTCCTTATAAacatcgaaaatgataaaggtcgcaacatgcggcTTTTAAGTCGTGTCACAATGATTACATGCCAgacttatgtgtcatgattaaaattggaatctaaaatatttaacttatatatatcctattatacatgtttaaaataatggtgggaaaatcttaatattctagctaatttgtttctttctttatatcgattaccttatttacatattttcattgtaaaattgttgcattgatagtaaaaatattatgatgactaatatcctacgtggcgcctatatataccaattaaactccgacacgtaatattacgacaactaaatgttgtcacaACTTGCGACTTTTATCATCACCCTATAATTGACAAGGAAAGATGTTTAAATGGGATAACGTAcgtacaaattaacaaattcacATGAATCTTCATATGAATATACTGTATAGGCTAAGGGACCTTGCGTGTATAAAACGAATTAAAAATACGAGCACTTTAGTTATAAAACAGGAAACCACAAACCCAGGCCTTGTCCGGCACTACTTTTAATTTTGAGTTTTAGGTTttaaaaaaactgaaaactggtTTTAGGtttgattttctttattttcaaaacCAAAATTAAACACACCTTATTCCTTTCCCCTTTTTTCAATTTAGTTTATGTTCTCCAGTCAAATACTCAAGTTCTCTGTAACTCCATCTCCATGACCCACTGTAGCcccaaaattatatttttttatgattGATGATTTTTTCCTCGCCATTAAAACTATAGGTAATACAGCTAATATACCCAGCTATTTTGGTGTTGGTAATCATTTTAGCAGTTGTATTTATTCAATTCCTCTTCTTCCCAAATAAATACCGTAAATCAATTGATGGGGTCAACAAAGAGTCGAAGGAACCAAGTCGATGAAGTTCCTCGTAGATACCATGCGACAGAGGAGATTCCAAATTCTTGAGTTTTGGAGGAGTGACAAAGTGAGAAGCAAAATATGAATTGAGGAGGAGAGATAAAGTGAGGCGGGAAGGAAGGGAGAGCAAGTGAGTTATGAAGTATAGAGAAAGTGAGACAGTCAGGCAGAGGgttgaggaggagagagaaagtgagctaTGGCCTatggaggaaagagaaaggaagagtAAAACCTGAAAACCGCAGAAAAGCAAAGAAggattgaggagagagaaaacctgAGTGACAGGAAACAAAACTCATCTTCCGAAACGACTAAAAGTAGTTTGGTGTTTATcgtttttgttttgttaaaaAATCCCAGAATTGGTTTTAATAATTGATTTTACCGAACaagtttgttttgttttttttttcaaaaaaacggAAACGGAGGAAACTGAAATAGTACCGAACAACCCCTCAAATAGCCAAATGATTCCTCTCGGAGTATTTCTCTCTAAATAGTCaaaatccgtctcaaaatgatgcttagagacggatttgagatAGAAATAGGGCTTCTCTATAGAAGGCGTGTCAAAAAATTTGAGACATACACAATTCCGTCTCAAATTGGATTTAGAGACGGAATTTTAGTAATCCATCTCAAGTTTCAGATGTTTAttgtatccgtctcaaaatccatCTCTGATTCATGCATAAATTTATAGTGTATGTTGGTGTTTTAGGTAGTGTCTGACTGTCTGGTTTGAtgtaaaatttatttttggaaaacaattTTTTCTCTTTATAATTATTTTCCATTGTTTGTTTCGGTAAGCGGCtaaaattaattttcaataAGTCTTTTAATTGCGGAAAATATTTACCATTTGAAAGAAAGTGTTTGGGAATACAAACGGCTCACGACACGTCGACACACGGGCCATACGCAATAGGCCTTGACGAACATTAACATGGGTAAAATACAAATATTAGGGATGACCCACGGGAGACGGCCCACAAGGGCTGGCCGGCCTGTAGTTATTAAGATCGTCCAAGTATACTCGCCGAATGGATGTGCTCCCAAACCTAACAGAAGTCGACTAGGCAAAGAGTTCGTCTTGACCAAGGAACCAGATTAGGGTTTCTATCCTATATTCCTATATATACGGCCCGGATGCACATCAGAAGGCACGCAATCAACAAACCTTAAACCTAATTCTGGAACTTGAGCCAAGAACCTCCGTCTAACTCCAGTCAGGAAGAAGACTTTTGAAGACCTCTCGTCGTGTTTACCGTACGACTCCTTAACTAAGGATCCCCTTTATTTTTACCGAaataatttggcgccgtctgtggggattcAAACAAAAAGCTAGCAAGAAACCATGTCTAATGGAGATTACGATGGACGAGTCCGTACCAACTCACGGGATCTGGAGAGAACGACTGCCACCAGGACCAACCCATGGCTGACGCGGAACTCATAGGTCTCAATATGACCAACCGGGTATCCGACGATCGACCTAGGGTGGAAACCCCTGTTGTGGCCAGATTGATTGCCGAAAACCTTCCAGGATCCTCGAACGCTGCACCAATCACGCCGGAACAAGTGGCCGGCTACATGAACTTGATGAAAAACCTGCTCGAGGCCTTCTCTCAGGCCGCGACGCCTAGGGTGGAACCTGTCCGCCAGGAGAATAGGGCAGAGCCCTCCAGGGAAACCCTAAGAAGGCACAAGACCGGTGAGACAAGATCTCACCGCAAAAGTAACGTCTGGAGAAGAGAGGACGCCCCGAGCCAAATGAGGAGACGTTCTCCCCCTAGAGGATCTGTCCGGACCCCCAGAAGTTGGGAACGTCTGAGAACAGattgggaagaagaagaagaatggaATAGCAAGAACGCCCAAGAAAGACACCCCTCGTGGTTCGTGGCCGAGCAGGAAGAGTCATCTGGGTCCTCTCGTTCTGAGTACGCTCCGAGACCACCTAAGATGATTGAGAATGAGCAACCTCGCCTACGATCTGAGGTGGTGCTCCCACCACCAAGGTCCTTCGAAGGACGATCCCCCACCAGGGCTCAATCACGGAGGTCGTCACCACACAACGGGAGAGGTCCCCATCCCACTCGACCATCGACCGGTCGATCACCTCCAAGGAAGGAAAGGTCTAGGCACGACGCCGGGGGGCACACCGGTCAACACCCCAGCGATATCATGATCCCGGAAGGTTCCCCTTTCACTCCTGGGATCCTTGAGGAACCTCTCTGACAGgataaatcgcactcctatcaaagataaacctaacgttcaccaactaaaaatatagtaagggaagcagggatcctatccacagggaaacagtgttctttctactattaattaactaatctagactactggtaacaaggaGTTGGATTTctttgtatattaaactaaggcaaataatcaaattggaatataacaatattaagggaatctagggcagcgattcaccataaatgcagaccgggattggacaacggacaacaacaatcaattaacaatcataactaggaaaacatgcatctctcgaatcttatgaattccctAGGCAATtataactagcaggctctcgctataTACTAATTACAAtccctatctaatagccacagatcaaaaacatcagatttatacctctcggagCATAATCTAAGGCTAATCaaactgtaatcccccgtaaatttataaattttattaatatatattaacgtacattatttatatttaaatagaatttatgaattttaagtaataaatatataattaacgtatatttattttatttaattacgttctaaatatttaacgatttgagaactttattatatatttaatgtatatttaattttatttaaatatatcctaaatattttaacggtttgcgcaatcaagaataattttagaattttatgttgaaaagaatttgaattacgaaatacattggaatttggaaaataATCATAACCGGTTTTGGAAGTTTAAATGCAaacttaaatctaatcctagcccaaattggCAAAGCCCAATACAATGAACCCATAACCTTCCTATACTCCTATTCCAcgtgaaaacaaaagaaaaacaaacccTTCCCTCTCAACCACCATTCACGTAAATTGCAAACCCTCCTCCTTTCTCACATTGCTTCCCCTTACTGCTACAACTCACGCCGCCAGCTGCCGGCCACCTACAACCGCCGGACCACCGCCAGCTTCCTCTTCCGTTCGGTAATTTCGTCTTCCTCCCTCTCCCTCTTCTTCTTGCTTCTCCTTCGTTCTTACTCTTCCCCTCTTTCTCACTTGCTGCTCTGTGTTCGAACCAGCAACCACCAGCCCAGCACCACCGCAGTCACCGTCGGCTCGTCGCTAACCTCTTTCCGCCACCCCTGCTCGCCGCCGCGCAACCCTATCGCCGACCAGCACGTTCTCTCTCCACTCTGTTTCGTCACTACTCCACGCGGGCCATCACCACCTTCGGCAACCAGCCCAACCGCAACCTCCACCGCGCCCAGCCGCGTCTCCTAGCTCGCCACCACTGCCGTGCCTGCACCACCGCCGGCCAGCACTCTCCTTCCtctccttttggttatttcttaaaccctaagttatttaaatattttaattaagtttattaatttgaatttatgttcttgaatttaaattatgttcttgaatctaaattatatgtttttatgatttaactagaattttcagatttacatattatgtttaaataatgaatttaataacgttttaataatttaaattgcgtttcttgaatttaaattataggctttatgatttaattgtggatttcagaattttaggtttgcataattaaattattaattttcagattaggtaattgaaatgaaataatgattttaattattaaagtgtgaatttttaaggtttttaatgatttaaatcataatagaatggttatatattattaaagctattatttttatgattttaagaacatTGATTATGCTTTAGAGTAGTTTGGAATTAGTTTATATTGCCggaaattaaagtatgatgtttgtaaagagttttcaacgaatttcaatcactaattcaataattatgatgctaggaaatcagatGTTCAAGTTTAACGTTAGGGAAGGTTctgaatatgtttaggatgtatttagaatgctttattatggttgcgaaaattgattgggaatatgtGTTGGTTGTGTTAGGcgaagaattctctttaggcgacttttgaaagtgttaaagtggtctatcagtttgtttacacaaggtacgtacatacctgcgtgcttggaatgtgtgctaattgttgaaatcatgttgatattattgttgaacttggtgatgttgatattatagacaaacttggttatatggaatgtgcatgtttaatactgttggacaaacttattgaacttattttgcactataagaactgtaacatgttagtatggatgtttgatacaaacatgttggttgggaacactagattattctatatgattgggttggatcaattggttgttgttccctttctatcttttcactactttataagggcggaggaccttgtttagtaagttgaaactttatgcccatatacagggtcgctcatggttaaaggaaaggttggttaagttggaatgagtcttgattgatgcttttatgatcacttacttaattccaagataaaaacagttgtgaacaaatgtgaattgtctgtcttatgtaatggttgagtcataacgaaatctcaatttgtaaatcatgtaaagtgaaactgaatagcaatagctttagactgtgcacgtctgaagtgacggacaaacaggagttggggttcatggtggtagcccatggccttttctgggaccggattgatcaccgtgtcctatttttatttaaacgttcctcgatatcgcaggtcactgaggttacggagtcgcgcccgtacctcgtcttccttagtgaagacttctggatggtcaactcggtccattgtctatttcaactaaaataatattattgctaaaagtctagcctagtctagtctggtcaagtatggtcgtcaaactatcatgttttgtctgcccttgtttgtgttcattagtatcatgttagggttgttcgtttaatagaatcatgttaggattattattgattcagtatgtagtactcagctttgctgattacgtgcttttgcttgtgcatgttgatcatggctatgccttattgatcctgtgatgacccaactttggtgagcagtctctaaggatcaataagcgttgcccatctacaggtttgaagatgatgcatcattgggatcgggattagagagctcgtagttatatttgttttattaagtgatttgggttgttaacttatatttggaagttgtcgtactattcgtatttccttatttccgttaattggttttggacttagtatgtaatcgattatttatgaacctaaaagttagttttatgttttccgctgcaaaattctgaataagccgtacgttttcacacgggcgataatgccttgataattctctatagttatatttataaaagggttgttttagaaaaagggaattgtcggggtgttacaaagtggtatctagaagctaaggttttactttaataaatttttaggcgcctaactatctagttatttaaaataaatttcttaaaaatcgagattctacgtattatagtgttcaaaaattggtacttttttttgggggggaagatctccttttatcttgtttgaaagtatataatatttcttatttaagttcgaaatcaaattatttattcgaattaaattgactttcgaaatttttattctttttcttattaattattattcaaaaaaaaggagtacaatttttttttagaagttcaatttttttttaaaattgtttca encodes:
- the LOC130472223 gene encoding uncharacterized protein, whose amino-acid sequence is MADAELIGLNMTNRVSDDRPRVETPVVARLIAENLPGSSNAAPITPEQVAGYMNLMKNLLEAFSQAATPRVEPVRQENRAEPSRETLRRHKTGETRSHRKSNVWRREDAPSQMRRRSPPRGSVRTPRSWERLRTDWEEEEEWNSKNAQERHPSWFVAEQEESSGSSRSEYAPRPPKMIENEQPRLRSEVVLPPPRSFEGRSPTRAQSRRSSPHNGRGPHPTRPSTGRSPPRKERSRHDAGGHTGQHPSDIMIPEGSPFTPGILEEPL